DNA from Polaribacter sp. NJDZ03:
TTTCTAGAGTTGTCATCCATATCTGCTCCATCGCCGTTTTCAGCATCAAATTCTTCGCCAAAATAATGTAACAAATATTTACGCCTGTTCATAGACGTTTCTGCATAACCAACTACTTCTTGCAATAATGCATGCCCAATTTCTTGTTCTGCAACAGGCTTGCTGGCCATAAATTTTTCTAATTTTTCTATATCTTTATAAGCATAGAACGCTAAACAATATCCTTCGCCATCATCACGACCTGCTCTTCCGGTTTCTTGATAATAACTTTCTAAACTTTTTGGAATGTCGTGGTGAATTACAAAACGAACATCTGGCTTGTCAATTCCCATACCAAATGCTATTGTAGCTACTACAACATCACAATCTTCCATTAAAAACATGTCTTGATGCTTTACTCTAGTTTTAGCATCTAAACCAGCATGATATGGAACAGCTTTAATTCCGTTTACTTGTAAAACCTGAGCAACTTCTTCAACTTTTTTCCTGCTTAAGCAGTAGATAATTCCAGATTTACCCATTCTTTGTTTTACAAAGCGAATAATATCTTTTTCTACTTCCTTTGTTTTTGGTCTTACCTCATAAAATAAATTAGGCCTATTAAATGACGCTTTAAATCTATTTGCTTCCGGAATTCCTAACGTTTTTAAAATATCTTCTTGTACTTTTTCTGTTGCAGTTGCCGTTAAGCAAATAACAGGTACATTATCTATTGCCTTAATAATATGTTTTAGATTTCGGTATTCAGGTCTAAAATCGTGGCCCCATTCAGAAATACAATGCGCTTCATCAATAGCAACAAAAGAAATTTTTTGAGTTCTTAAAAAAGTAACATATTCTTCTTTTATTAAAGATTCTGGTGCTACATACAAAAGTTTTGTAATTCCGTTAGCAATATCTTCTTTAACTTGGGCTACATCTGTTTTATTTAAAGATGAATTTAAAACATGTGCTACACCATTATGCTCAGAAATACCTCTAATTGCATCTACTTGATTTTTCATTAAAGCAATTAATGGAGAAACTACAATAGCCGTTCCTTCAGACATTAAAGCGGGTAATTGATAACAAAGTGATTTACCTCCACCTGTTGGCATTATTACAAAAGTATTGTTATTCTCTACAATACTTTTAATTACTTGCTCTTGTAAACCTTTAAATTTATTAAATCCAAAGAACTTTTTTAGAGGGGTATATAAATCCATTTTATTAAATATTCGTTTAACGTTAAAAACAATTCACAAACATACTATTATATTTGCTCTAATTATTATTTATAGTAAATTTGCTTGTTACTTAATTTAAAGATATAACTTTTTTTTATTCTGATAAAATACCAAACATTTGAAAAAAACAAACACAATTATAAATACTGCTAGAGAAACTATTTTAACAGAGAGTAATGCTATTGCTAATTTAGCAAAATTAATTGATGCGGACTTTGAAGAGGCCGTTAAATTTATTTTAAATTCAAATGGAAGGGTAATTGTAACCGGAATTGGTAAAAGTGCAAACATTGCATCTAAAATAGTTGCTACTTTTAATTCTACCGGAACCCCTGCTATTTTTATGCATGCCGCAGATGCTATTCATGGAGATTTAGGAAACGTACAACAAGACGATGTTGTTATTTGCCTCTCTAAAAGCGGTAATACTCCAGAAATAAAGGTTTTAGTTCCGTTAATAAAAAATTATGGAAATAAAATAGTGGCAATTACAGGAAACATTGACTCTTATTTAGGTGAGCACGCAGATTTTACATTAAATGCTTATGTAGAAAAAGAAGCATGCCCAAATAATTTAGCACCAACAACAAGTACAACTGCCCAATTAGTTTTGGGAGATGCATTGGCTGTTTGTTTACTAAACTTACGAGGTTTTACTAGTAAAGATTTTGCAAAATACCACCCAGGAGGCGCTTTAGGTAAGCGTTTATACCTAAGAGTATCTGATTTGGTAGAAAAAAACCAGGTTCCTGCTGTTAACGAAACAGATAGTATTGCAAAAGTTATTGTAGAAATTTCTGAAAAAAGATTAGGCGCTACTGCTGTTTTAAATAAAGAGAAATTAACAGGTATTATTACCGATGGAGATATTAGAAGAATGCTTACTAAATCTACACAGATTTCTCAAATTACAGCAAAAGACATAATGGGTAAAAACCCAAAAACTATATTAGAGGATGCAATGGCAGTAGATGCATTAACTATTATGGAAAAAAATAGCATTACACAAATGTTGGTTGTAGACCATAAAAACAAATATGTAGGTGTTGTACATTTACATGATTTAATTAAAGAAGGAATTTTCTAATGGCAGAACAACAGAAAGAAATGTCCTTTTTAGGACATTTAGAAGAATTAAGATGGCACTTAGTAAGAAGTGCAGCAGCAATATTTATTATAGCAATTGTATTATTTGTGTTTCAAAAAGAAGTATACGAAAACTTTTTATTGGCACACAGAAAATCCGATTTTATAACTTATCAATTATTTTGTGATTTTTTCACTTATTTTGGATTAGATAGTGGTTTTTGCAATGTTGTATTTAAAGACAATTTAATAAGTTTAAAACCCACCCAACAATTAATGAATTCTATTTGGTCTTCATTTATATTGGGTATTATTCTAGCTTTCCCTTATCTTTTATGGGAAATATGGCGTTTTGTTGCTCCTGGATTGACTAAAAAAGAAGTAAATAAATCTAGAGGATTTATTTTTATAGCCTCTTTTCTATTTTTCTGTGGTATCGCTTTTAGCTTTTATGTAATTGCACCTATTTCTATACACTTTTTGTATAATTATCAAATTACAGATCTAATTCAGAATAGCTTTACTTTAGACTCTCATATAGGGCTAGTTACCAATATGTTATTAGGAGTTTCAATATTATTTGAATTACCGGTTTTGGTTTACTTTTTAACTAAAATTGGTTTAGTAACACCAGAGTTCTTAAAAAAATATAGAAAACACGCACTAGTAGTTGTATTAATTTTAGCAGCTATTATTACACCTCCAGACGTTGCGAGTCAGGTAATTGTGGCAATTCCTATTCTTATTTTGTATGAAATAAGTATTAGAGTTTCAAAAGTAGTAATTAAAAAACAAGAAAAAAATGCACGAAAAAGTACAAGAGTTTAATGACTATCGTCAGAAAATGAATGATAAAATTTTAGATTCTGATAATAAAGTAATCAAAAGAATATTTAATTTAGACACAAATACCTTTAAAGAAGGGCACTTACCAGTTAAAACAAAAGAACTTTTAGGCTTAGTAGCTTCTGCAGTTTTACGTTGTGATGATTGTGTACAATATCATTTAGAAGCTGCTATGAAAAACGGAGTTACTAAAGAAGAAATGATAGAAACGATGTCTATTGCTACCTTAGTTGGTGGTACAATTGTAATTCCGCATTTAAGAAGAGCTGTTGAGTATTGGGAAATGCTAGAAAATAAGTAAGCAGTTTAATTTGCAGTAATCAGTATAAAAATGAATGTTATGAATCTATTAAGATTTTAAAAAACATAATTTATTACTTTTACACAAACTAACATTACACGTTTCAACAATTAAACAATTACACATATTTATAAAATATGATTTTAAGAGCAGAAAACATAGAGAAAATCTACGGAAGTAGAAAAGTTGTTACCGGAATTTCATTAGAGGTAAAACAAGGTGAAATTATTGGACTTTTAGGTCCTAATGGAGCTGGAAAAACAACTTCTTTTTATATGATTGTTGGGATGATAAAACCAAATTCGGGTAAAATTTTCTTAAATGATGAAGAAATTTCTCAAGACGCCATGTACAAACGTGCCCAAAAAGGGATTGGTTATCTAGCACAAGAAGCTTCTATTTTTAGAAAATTGTCTGTTGAAGAAAACATTATGTCAGTTTTACAATTTACAGATTTATCAAAAAAAGCACAAAAAGAAAAGTTAGAGTCTCTAATTGAAGAGTTTAATATTGGTCATGTTCGTAAAAATAGAGGAGATTTATTATCCGGAGGAGAAAGACGTAGAACAGAAATTGCACGTTGCTTAGCCTCTGACCCAAATTTTATTTTATTAGATGAACCTTTTGCGGGGGTAGATCCTATTGCTGTAGAAGACATACAAAGTATTGTTGCGCATTTAAAAGACAGAAACATCGGTATTTTAATTACAGATCATGATGTACAAGCAACATTAGCGATTACAGATAAAACCTATTTAATGTACCAAGGTAGTATTCTAAAAAGCGGAACACCAGAAGAATTGGCAGCAGATGAAATGGTTAGAAAAGTATATTTAGGTAAAGATTTTGAATTGAAAAAGAGGAAGATTTTTTAATTATTAATAATTAAAAAATTACCTTTTTTTTAGATATATAAAAATAGAAACATACACCTTTCTTATCTTCATCTCTTTTCTTTAATTCTATTTTACCCCCAAGTCTTTTTACTATAGACTTTACAGTTGCTAAACCTATTCCTGTATTATTATTGTTAGGATCATTATTTCCTAATGTTTCAAACATTTCAAATACTTTAGCCCAATACTTCTCTTCAATACCAGGACCATTGTCTTCATAGATAAAATAATAATTTTCTATATCTTCTTTAAAACTTACCTTAATTTCTGATTTATCTTCATCATAAAACTTTCTAGAATTAGAAATTAAGTTCTGAAATATTTGAACTAATCCTATTTGAGAACTAAAAATATCTAAATTTAAGTTATTAGCGTCTAAAATAATTTTGTTTTCAAAATCGATATTAACTACAATTTTATCTAATAGCTCTTTTAAATTAAAGTTCTCAAAAACAATATTTTCACTAGTAACTTTAGAATAGTTTAAAATCTCATTTATTAAGCTATCTACATATACAATTCTATCTGCTATTAAAGAAATGTATTCCTCTGCTTCTGTGTTTTCAAAAATTGATATATAATCTTGTTTTAAAACATCTAACAAAAAACTTATTCCATTTATAGGCGATTTTAAATCATGAGTTAGTCTATTTGCAAAATTATTTAACTGTTCATTTAATTTGGCTATCTTATCATTAGACAGTGCCAATTCTTCATTTTTCTTTCTAAGTTCTAAAAGTACAACTACTTGTTTTGATAATAATAGAAGAGACTCTCTCTGGCTGTCATTTAATTCGTTTGGCTTGTTATCAATAACACATAAAGTACCTAACGGAAATCCTTCTGAACTATTTAAAGGAGCACCTGCATAAAAGATTACATTTGGGGCATTTACAGTTAAAGGGTTGTCAAAAAAACGATGATCTTTAGTCGCATCATTAATTACAAATAATTCATTAGGTTTTAAAATACTATGCGCGCAAAAAGAGAGTTCTCTGGGCGTTTCTGTTGCTTCTATACCATATGTAGATTTAAACCACTGCCTATCTTCATCAACTATAGAAACAAGTGCTATAGTAGTATTGCAAATACTAGAAGCTATTTTTGTAATGGCATCGTATTCTTCTTCTGGTAAAGAGTCTAAAATATTATAGTTTTTTAAAACGTCTAACCTTTGTTTTTCATTTTGGGGGATTCTGGCTACTTCCATTAAAAATCTAGATATAAAAAATAATTATTTTTTAAAAAGTGATATTATAATGTACAATATAATAATAATTGGAATAGAAAGGAAATTAAAAGTAAAAATTAAAAGTAAAGAAGCTAAAAGGAAAGAATAAACAACAATATTTTTTTTAATAGCGTAATCTTTAAACTTCAATGAAAACAGCGGTAATTCTGCATTCATTAAATAGGTTAGTAATAAAGTAATTGCTATTAAAAAATAATTATTTCCTATTAAATTTTGTGCAAATTCTATTGTAGAATATTCTTGAATTAAAGGTAAAGAAATAATAAACAAACTCATTGCAGGTGTTGGTAAACCTATAAAAGAATCTGATTGTCTGGTATCAATATTAAATTTTGCTAACCTATAACAAGCTCCTAAAGTTAATAGTAGCCCCAAATAAGGCAAGTAATTTTGTTCATTAAAATCATTTAAGCCCGATGCATTTTCTATCAATAATTTGTAAACAATAATTCCGGGTACCACACCACTTGTAACCATATCTGCTAAAGAATCTAATTGTTTACCTAACTCACCAGATACATTTAGTAATCGAGCCGCAAAGCCATCAAAAAAATCAAATAAAATTCCTAGAACAACAAATAATCCAGCGTAAACAAAATCTCCTTCAACAGCAAAAATTGTTGCAACTGTTCCACAAAAAAGATTACCAAGCGTTATTAAATTAGGAATGTGTTTTTTAAAATTCATTTTTATAGTTTGATTTAAAGGCTAAAATAAGAAAATCGATTTTATTGGTTTTCATTATCCTTAAAATTTTATAATATTTGTACCAATATTTAAGAACTTGCCACGAATTCACCAATAAAATTAAAATGAACACTACTAACATCTCATTTTATTTTAGATTTTAAACTTTACAAACCAAAAGATGCCTGTATTAACCTCTAACTTTACTCCTACCTTTCTTTTTAAAAATGGTCATTTTAATACTATTTATAGATCTGTTTTTTCAAAAGAATCTTGTAAATATAAAAGAAAAAGAGTTTCTACTTGGGACAATGATTTTATTGATTTAGACTTTTCTTTAGTAGGCTCTAAAACCTTAGTTTTATTAATTCATGGTTTAGAAGGAAGTTCTCAATCTAAATACATCGTATCTACTACAAAATATTTAAACCAAAAGGGATTAGATACCGTTTGTTTTAATTTAAGAGGTTGTTCTGGAGATGATAATTTACTTTTAGGTACGTACCACAGTGGTAAAACAGAAGATGTAGATTTTATAGTAAAACATCTTTCAAGAAATTACGAGTATGAAAATATCATACTAATTGGTTTTAGTTTAGGCGGAAATTTAACCTTAAAATATATTGGAGAACAATCAGAAAATAGTGCAACTAAAGTAAAAGGAGGAATAGCAATATCTGTTCCTATTGATATTGCTTCAGGAGAATTTGAGCTAGAAAAATTAAAGAACAAATTGTATTTAGAGCGGTTTTTAAAAACCATGAAAACTAAAATTTTAGAAAAAGCTGCTAAATTTCCTGAATTTCAGTTAGATAAAGACTTGTTAGCTAAAGCTACCCGATTTAAACATTTAGAAAGTTTATACACAGTTCCTGTATTTGGGTTTGAGAGTCCAGAAGATTATTGGGAAAAAGCGAGTGCAAAACCATATTTATCTAAAATAAAAATACCAACTTTACTTATCAATTCTAAAGACGATACTTTTTTATCTAATCAGTGCTTTCCTTTTGATGAAGCAAATAATTCTAAAAATTTCTTTTTTGAAACGACCAATTATGGCGGCCATTGTGGCTTTATATCTTCTTTTTACAGTGCTAAAAACAACTGGTTAGAGCTTAGAATTGAAAGATTTATCAGACAAAATATTCAGATTCATCTATTGTAAACAATATCTTTAAAAAACTACTGTTATTTTAGTAGGTTTTTAGATATTTGTTACTGATAATTTACATCTTTTGAAACACAAAATATTATTTTTTATACTACTTACTCCATTCCTTTTATCTGCACAGGCATTTAGAAGTTATTCCAATGAATTTTTAACTATTGGGGTAGACGCTGCAGGGTTAGGGATGAGTAAAAGTGTTGTTGCCACAACAAATGATGTCAATTCTATTTACTGGAATCCTGCAGGATTAGTAGGTATAGAAGACTACCAAGGTTCCCTAATGCACGCCTCTTATTTTGCCGGAATAGCCAATTACAATCATGCAAGTTTTGCTATGCCAATAGACAAAGAAAGTGCTGTTGGAGTTTCTATAATTCGTTTTGGTGTAGATGATATTTTAAATACTACAGAATTAATTGACAGTGATGGAAATATTGATTATAATAATATTAGCCTTTTTTCATCAGTAGATTATGCTTTTAACTTTGCGTATGCTCGTAATTTAATTTTTAAGGATGTTAAATTTGGTGTAAATGCAAAAATAGTCAGAAGAATTATTGGTGATTTTGCTTCTTCTTATGGTTTTGGTTTTGATGCCGGAATTCAGTTTGAACGTAATTCTTGGAAATTTGGTGTAATGGCTAGAGACATTACCACCACTTTTAATAGTTGGGCAATTAATGAAGATGAGTTTAATAAAATTAAGAAGGCTATTCCAGGACAAAATCAAGATTTACCAGAAACAACAGAAATAACCAAACCTAAACTACAGTTAGGTGTCGCTAAAAACTGGAGAATAGGCCGTATGTTTCATTTACTTTCAGAAATAAATGCAAATATGCGTTTTACCAAAACAAACGATATTTTTTCTTCAGATGTTTTAAGTATAGACCCTGCAATGGGGTTTCAAGTAGATTATGACGAATTGGTTTATTTAAGAGCCGGCGTTGGTAATTTTCAATACATGACAGAATTCGATAACTCAAAATCACTTTCTATGCAACCCAATTTTGGTGTTGGTTTTAAATACAATGGCATAAAAATAGATTATGCTTTAACTAACATTGGTAGTGTTGGTAACGCTTTGTATTCAAATATTTTTTCAATTACAATAGATTATAGTTTTTTTAGACCTTAGTTTTTATGAACAAAAAATACTTTCTTTTACTATTTTTACTTTCCATTTATTCCCCCTTAAAAGCACAACTTCAACTTTCTGAATATGCAGAAGTAAGTATTATTACTGTTGGCCCAGGAGAAGAATTCTTTCTTGCTTTTGGACATTCTGCTATAAGAGTTAAAGATCCTGTTTTAAATTTAG
Protein-coding regions in this window:
- the lptB gene encoding LPS export ABC transporter ATP-binding protein encodes the protein MILRAENIEKIYGSRKVVTGISLEVKQGEIIGLLGPNGAGKTTSFYMIVGMIKPNSGKIFLNDEEISQDAMYKRAQKGIGYLAQEASIFRKLSVEENIMSVLQFTDLSKKAQKEKLESLIEEFNIGHVRKNRGDLLSGGERRRTEIARCLASDPNFILLDEPFAGVDPIAVEDIQSIVAHLKDRNIGILITDHDVQATLAITDKTYLMYQGSILKSGTPEELAADEMVRKVYLGKDFELKKRKIF
- a CDS encoding ATP-dependent DNA helicase RecQ, which codes for MDLYTPLKKFFGFNKFKGLQEQVIKSIVENNNTFVIMPTGGGKSLCYQLPALMSEGTAIVVSPLIALMKNQVDAIRGISEHNGVAHVLNSSLNKTDVAQVKEDIANGITKLLYVAPESLIKEEYVTFLRTQKISFVAIDEAHCISEWGHDFRPEYRNLKHIIKAIDNVPVICLTATATEKVQEDILKTLGIPEANRFKASFNRPNLFYEVRPKTKEVEKDIIRFVKQRMGKSGIIYCLSRKKVEEVAQVLQVNGIKAVPYHAGLDAKTRVKHQDMFLMEDCDVVVATIAFGMGIDKPDVRFVIHHDIPKSLESYYQETGRAGRDDGEGYCLAFYAYKDIEKLEKFMASKPVAEQEIGHALLQEVVGYAETSMNRRKYLLHYFGEEFDAENGDGADMDDNSRNPKKKHEAKDDVQLLLKVVKKTLQKYKSKEIVNTIVGKENALLTSHKTHLQSFFGSGKDKSALYWMALIRQILVINLIKKEIEQYGVVKLTEKGDAYIKNPTSFMMTEDHSYSEEDDNSIITNAKSSGGVADDKLVKLLKDLRKNVATKQGVPPFAVFQDPSLDDMALKYPITLAELSTVHGVGEGKARKFGKDFIKLIASYVDENDILRPDDLIVKSTGTNSGLKLFIIQNTDKKLPLEDIAKSKGLKMDELIKEMEMIIFSGTKLNIDYSLDDLLDEDQQEEIHDYFMEADTDKIQDALDEFDGDYDEDELRLMRIKFINEVAN
- a CDS encoding carboxymuconolactone decarboxylase family protein; this translates as MHEKVQEFNDYRQKMNDKILDSDNKVIKRIFNLDTNTFKEGHLPVKTKELLGLVASAVLRCDDCVQYHLEAAMKNGVTKEEMIETMSIATLVGGTIVIPHLRRAVEYWEMLENK
- the tatC gene encoding twin-arginine translocase subunit TatC translates to MAEQQKEMSFLGHLEELRWHLVRSAAAIFIIAIVLFVFQKEVYENFLLAHRKSDFITYQLFCDFFTYFGLDSGFCNVVFKDNLISLKPTQQLMNSIWSSFILGIILAFPYLLWEIWRFVAPGLTKKEVNKSRGFIFIASFLFFCGIAFSFYVIAPISIHFLYNYQITDLIQNSFTLDSHIGLVTNMLLGVSILFELPVLVYFLTKIGLVTPEFLKKYRKHALVVVLILAAIITPPDVASQVIVAIPILILYEISIRVSKVVIKKQEKNARKSTRV
- a CDS encoding GAF domain-containing sensor histidine kinase; this translates as MEVARIPQNEKQRLDVLKNYNILDSLPEEEYDAITKIASSICNTTIALVSIVDEDRQWFKSTYGIEATETPRELSFCAHSILKPNELFVINDATKDHRFFDNPLTVNAPNVIFYAGAPLNSSEGFPLGTLCVIDNKPNELNDSQRESLLLLSKQVVVLLELRKKNEELALSNDKIAKLNEQLNNFANRLTHDLKSPINGISFLLDVLKQDYISIFENTEAEEYISLIADRIVYVDSLINEILNYSKVTSENIVFENFNLKELLDKIVVNIDFENKIILDANNLNLDIFSSQIGLVQIFQNLISNSRKFYDEDKSEIKVSFKEDIENYYFIYEDNGPGIEEKYWAKVFEMFETLGNNDPNNNNTGIGLATVKSIVKRLGGKIELKKRDEDKKGVCFYFYISKKKVIF
- a CDS encoding YheT family hydrolase, which codes for MPVLTSNFTPTFLFKNGHFNTIYRSVFSKESCKYKRKRVSTWDNDFIDLDFSLVGSKTLVLLIHGLEGSSQSKYIVSTTKYLNQKGLDTVCFNLRGCSGDDNLLLGTYHSGKTEDVDFIVKHLSRNYEYENIILIGFSLGGNLTLKYIGEQSENSATKVKGGIAISVPIDIASGEFELEKLKNKLYLERFLKTMKTKILEKAAKFPEFQLDKDLLAKATRFKHLESLYTVPVFGFESPEDYWEKASAKPYLSKIKIPTLLINSKDDTFLSNQCFPFDEANNSKNFFFETTNYGGHCGFISSFYSAKNNWLELRIERFIRQNIQIHLL
- a CDS encoding phosphatidylcholine/phosphatidylserine synthase; the encoded protein is MNFKKHIPNLITLGNLFCGTVATIFAVEGDFVYAGLFVVLGILFDFFDGFAARLLNVSGELGKQLDSLADMVTSGVVPGIIVYKLLIENASGLNDFNEQNYLPYLGLLLTLGACYRLAKFNIDTRQSDSFIGLPTPAMSLFIISLPLIQEYSTIEFAQNLIGNNYFLIAITLLLTYLMNAELPLFSLKFKDYAIKKNIVVYSFLLASLLLIFTFNFLSIPIIIILYIIISLFKK
- a CDS encoding PorV/PorQ family protein, producing MKHKILFFILLTPFLLSAQAFRSYSNEFLTIGVDAAGLGMSKSVVATTNDVNSIYWNPAGLVGIEDYQGSLMHASYFAGIANYNHASFAMPIDKESAVGVSIIRFGVDDILNTTELIDSDGNIDYNNISLFSSVDYAFNFAYARNLIFKDVKFGVNAKIVRRIIGDFASSYGFGFDAGIQFERNSWKFGVMARDITTTFNSWAINEDEFNKIKKAIPGQNQDLPETTEITKPKLQLGVAKNWRIGRMFHLLSEINANMRFTKTNDIFSSDVLSIDPAMGFQVDYDELVYLRAGVGNFQYMTEFDNSKSLSMQPNFGVGFKYNGIKIDYALTNIGSVGNALYSNIFSITIDYSFFRP
- a CDS encoding SIS domain-containing protein, encoding MKKTNTIINTARETILTESNAIANLAKLIDADFEEAVKFILNSNGRVIVTGIGKSANIASKIVATFNSTGTPAIFMHAADAIHGDLGNVQQDDVVICLSKSGNTPEIKVLVPLIKNYGNKIVAITGNIDSYLGEHADFTLNAYVEKEACPNNLAPTTSTTAQLVLGDALAVCLLNLRGFTSKDFAKYHPGGALGKRLYLRVSDLVEKNQVPAVNETDSIAKVIVEISEKRLGATAVLNKEKLTGIITDGDIRRMLTKSTQISQITAKDIMGKNPKTILEDAMAVDALTIMEKNSITQMLVVDHKNKYVGVVHLHDLIKEGIF